The genomic DNA CCACGGCTACGAGCCGACCCCCGGTGACATCAAGAAGGCCGCGCGCGCCGACCTGGTGCTCGACAACGGCCTGAATCTGGAGGCCTGGTTCGAACAGTTCCTCGCGCAGATCGACGTCGATCGGGCGGTGGTGAGCGAAGGCGTCGAGGCGATCGACATCACCGGCGACGCCTACGCGGGCAAGCCCAACCCGCACGCCTGGATGTCACCGCTGAATGTCCGCGTCTACGTCGACAACATGGTGCGCGCGTTCACCGAACTCGATCCCGCGCATGCCGAGGACTTCCGCGCCAACGGCGAGCGCTACAAGACCGAACTCGACGCGGTGCACCGGGATCTGGTGAGCGCGCTCGCCGGTCTGCCCGAGCATCAGCGCGCCCTGGTGACCTGCGAGGGCGCGTTCTCCTACCTCGCCAGGGACGCCGGTCTGACCGAGAAGTACATCTGGCCGGTCAACGCCGAACAGCAGGCCACGCCGCAGCAGATCACCTCGGCCATCGACTTCGTCCGCACGCGCTCGGTGCCCGCGGTGTTCTGTGAGTCGACCGTCTCCGATGCCCCGATGCGGCGCGTCGTGGAGGCCACCGGCGCGGCGTTCGGCGGCGTACTGTACGTGGATTCGCTGTCGGAACCCGACGGCCCCGTGCCCACCTACCTGGATCTGGTCCGGCACGACGCACGCATCATCGCCACTGCGCTGACCGGGAGGCCCGCATGAGTGAACTCGCCATCGAGGTCGACGACGTCACTGTCCGCTACGGCGAGGTGCACGCCCTCGACGGTGTGTCGCTCACCCTGGCACCGGGGCGGATCTGCGGCCTGGTCGGCATGAACGGCTCGGGTAAGTCGACGTTGTTCAAGACGATCGTCGGCCTGGTGAAACCGACCACCGGCACGGTGCGGCTCTACGGAGACCCGCCGCGCGTGGCTCGCCGAGCCGGCCTGTTGGGGTATGTCCCGCAGAGCGAGGACGTCGACTGGACCTTCCCGCTGACCGTGCGCGACGTGGTGCTCACCGGGCGCCACGGCCGGATGGGTTTTCTGCGTCGGCCGAGCCGCGCGGACAAGGAGGCGGTGGCCCGTGCGCTCGAACGGGTCCAGCTGACCGAGCTGGCCGACCGGCAGATCGGCGCGCTGTCGGGCGGGCAGCGCAAGCGGGCGTTCGTGGCGCGTGCACTCGCCCAGGAGGCGACGTTGCTGCTGCTGGACGAACCGTTCGCCGGGGTGGACAAGCGTTCCGAAGCCGCCATCACCGCCCTGTTGCGCGAACTCGCCGCCGAGGGCGCCGCTGTCCTGGTGTCCACCCACGACCTGCACGCCCTGCCCGGCCTGGCCGACGAAGCCGTCCTGCTGATGCGCGAGGTGCTCGCGCGGGGCCTGCCCGAGGACGTACTGCGACCGGAGAACCTCGCCGCCGCGTTCGGCTTGGACGTCCTGAACCGGGAGGTCAGCTCGTGAATCCCATCGACATCTTCGTCGAGCCGCTGAGCTACGAGTTCATGGTCCGCGCGCTCATCACCACGGTCGCCGCGGCGACCGTCTGCGCGGTGTTGTCGTGCTGGCTGGTGCTCATCGGCTGGTCGCTGATGGGCGACGCGGTCTCACACGCCGTGCTTCCCGGCGTGGTGCTCGCCTATATCGCCGGACTGCCGTTCGCGGTCGGCGCCGTGGTGTTCGGCTTCGCCGCCGTGGGGGCGATCGGTCTGGTCCGGGAGACCAGCCGGGTCAAGGAGGACGCCGCGATCGGCATCGTGTTCACCACCTTCTTCGCCGCCGGCCTCGTCCTCGTGTCGGTCACGCCCAGCCAGACCGACCTCAACCACATCGTCTTCGGCAACCTGCTCGGCGTCGATCGCGGTGACCTGATCCAGGTGGTCGTGCTGGCCGCGATCACCCTGCTCGCCCTGGTATTGCTGCGCCGCGACTTCACCCTGTTCGCCTTCGACCCCACCCACGCCCACGCCATCGGTCTCAATCCGCGCGTGCTCGGCAGCGCGCTGCTCGGGCTGCTCGCCCTGACCGCCGTGGTCGCCCTGCAGGCGGTCGGCGTCGTGCTGGTGGTGGCCATGCTCATCATTCCCGGCGCCACCGCCTACCTGCTGACCGACCGCTTCCAGCGCATGCTGCTGATCGCCCCGGCGATCTCCGTCTCGGCGGCGGTGACCGGGCTGTACCTCAGCTACCACCTCGACACCGCTTCGGGCGCGATGATCGTGGTCGTCCAGGGCGCGGTGTTCGTGCTGGTGTACCTGTTCGCCCCGAAGCACGGTGTGCTCGGCCGCCGGATCACCGCCGGACGCAGACGCCCGATCGAGCCGGTCGGCCTGGACGCGCGGTAGTCGCCGGAGCCGGTCGCGTATAGCCCCCGTCGTCGACTCCCACCGAGGGTGTAGCGGGGGCGATGGCCAGGTCGGATACGACCGCACGGAACCGCTGTCGAGGAACCATCGCGGGCCGGTCTTCGCGGCCGGCTCCGCACGGTGGCCCGGCACAGTCGGATGCCGAGTGGTACCGGCGAAGACGACCGGACGCTGCCGAGCGCCGCCGTCCGCGAAACCGCCCGGCGTCGGAGGAGTCGCGAGCGCCGGGCGGATCGAGGGGAGCTGCCTACGGCGTCCAGGTGATGCGACCGCCCTGGAAATCCTGGGCCTTGCCGTCCTCGTAGTCGTATTCGTCGCTGGTGGGATAGCCGTAGCGGCCGCCCTCCGCGCCCGCGGCGATCCACTTGTCGCGGATCACGCCCCAGACCGGGTGCGCGCCGGTGCGTTGGGTGTAGTAGATCGCGCCGCCGTTGAACTGGTTGTAGCGGCCGTTGTTCGGGCCGGTGGCCTCGTCGGTGACCGGGAAGCCGAGCGGGCTCGACTCCCAGCCCAGCTCGCCCCACTTGTCGCGGATCTTGCCGCTGACGGTGTGGGCGGCGGTGCCCACCGACCAGTAGACGCTGCCGTTCTGGAAGTGTGTGAACTCGCCGGTGTTGCCGGGGGTGTCCAGCGTGCGGGTGACCGGGTAGCCGAGGCTGCCGCCCTCCGCGCCGAGGGTGTTCCACTTGTCCCGGACGGGGCCGCCCACCTGGTGCGCACCCACGTCGCCGCGCCAGTAGATCGCGGCATTGTTGGCGAAGGCCTGATAGCGGCCGCCGGCCGCGGCGTCGAGCTCGGGACCGACGGGGTCACCGAGCACGCCTTGACCGCCCGCCTGGTCGAACTCCACTTCGATCGCGCCGCCGACGTCGAACGGGCCGACCGGGCGGGCGGCGGCGACGCCGACAGCCGAGGTGAACAGCACCGCGAAGGTGGCGGTCGCCGCGGCGGTGCGACGGGCCGCACGGGACTCCGGAAGCCGTGTCATGGGGTAACTCCTGATCAGGTCGATACCGCGATGTCCGTGCCGACGAGATCGGCGCGGGCGTGCGGCGTGGCGGACAGGGACCGACGACATCGACTCCATCGTTTCCGTCCCGACCCGCGTTATCCGTTGTCGTCCGGAGGTGGCGCGTTTCACCCGCCGGACGTGATGACGCTGCCGCCGATGGACAGATACGCCAGCAGCAGAAAGAAGAAGAACCAACCCGCGCCCTGCCAGATCGGCCAGACGCGCCCCTGGCGCCACCGCTTGAACGTGATGACGAACGCGCCGATCCAGCCCGCCGCGAGCACGAGCGCGGGCCCGGCGACCATGGCCCCCTGCGAGACCCCGTCACACAGCACGGCGTCGGCGGCCTCACAGGCATCACGGGTCGCCGCCCAGATCGCGATGACCACGCCGGTGAGCGCCGCGGTCGCCAGGACCGTTACGCCGAACCGCACCACCTGCCGCGAGCCCTCCGGATCGGACCAGTGCTTGTCCACATCTTCGTGCCGGTCGACATCGCCGTCCATCCGCCACACCTCCCTACGTCACCGTAGTTACCTGCGGGATCGGGCCCAAACCGGTGCCGTGTCAGCGGGCGGTGAACGCCTCCGGCGGATCCGAGGGATCGTGGCGCATCTCGAACCAGTACGTGAGCACGACCGTCGCGTACGCGGCGATGACGACCAGCGCGGTGACGGCGAGAAGGATGAACAGCAGAGTGATGAGCACAGCCATGTTTGCCCCCGGGAGTCGGGTCGAAACGGCATCCGCTCCAGCGAAGGATGCGACGCCGCGCCCCTCGCAACGACGGACTCTTCCGAAATCGTAAAACCCCCGAACTCGCCTCGCATGTTCGCGCGCTGTGAGACCCGTCATGACGCCCTCGGAGGGTGCTGTCGAACACCACAATCGCGAGGAGTTTTCGATAACGAGTAGCGGAGATCTATGCGGACGTGGTCAGGTTGGCGTCCGCGATCCTTGCGGACCGTACCGAAGGGGGACACGCCATGGGTGAGATCTGGTTCACGTCCGACCTGCACGTGGGCCACCGACTCTGCGCGCGCCTGCGCGGATTCGGCGAGGACACCGAAGCCCACGACCGCGCACTGGCGCAGCGCTGGGACGCGGTCGTGCGCCCCGACGACCAGGTGTGGGTGCTCGGCGACATCTCCATAGGTTCCGGCGCCGCCGAGCGCCGTGCCCTCGCGTGGATCGCCCACCGTCCCGGCGTCAAACACCTCGTCGCCGGTAACCACGACCCCTGCCACCCTCTGCACTCCCGCTCCCATCTGGCCCAACGCCGCTTCCTGGGTGTCTTCGAATCGGTGCAGTCCGCCGCGACCCGCAAGATCGCCGGTGACCGGGTCACGCTCTCGCACTTCCCCTACCGCGACGACCCCGACGGCGATCACTCGGCGGAACTGCGTCACAACGAGTGGCGGCCCGTCGACACCGGCGGGTGGTTGCTGCACGGGCACACGCATTCCGATGTCCAGCAGCGTGGGCGGCAGCTGCATGTCGGTGTCGATGCCCACGGTCTCGCGCCCGTGGCGTTGGGCTGGATCGAGGAGAGAATCGCCGGGGCGGTGGTCGGCAGCCGTGTCGATCCTGTTGCGGCACAGAGGGATACGACCTGAGCAGACCTGATGGTCGCGAGGAAGTGCCGTTGCATCGTGCCGAAGTTCAGCGGCGCCAGGCGGTTTCGCGGGCCTCGACGATCGCCCGGTCCACCATGCGCTGGACCTCCTGCTGGATGCGGTCGGCGCGCGCCGGGATCGCCTCGATGCGGTCGCTCTCACGGATCAGATAGCGGCCGTCGTCGACATAATCGACGACGCAGACCTGCACGCCCTTGTCGGTGGAGCCGTCGAGAGCGGGACCGGTGTCGACGCGAATCTCGGCGTAGGCGTGGAATGCTCTGGTGAGCAGGCGGGTCGCGTGCTCACCGACGCTGCGGCGGTGGGAGCGGGGAGCGGCCGGGCGGTTGAACTCGTCGCGGTGGATGTCGACGACCGGTCCTCTGCCGGGTGGCGTGGACGGGAGCACCGACAGCAGGCGCGACACCACCGTCTGCGGTGAACAAAGATCGATCCGCAGATTGCCGCCCTCGGCGAAGTGCCGGCCGGGGAACTGGGCGGCGACCGCGCCCGCGTCGGATTCGATGGCGGCGCAGGCGCGGATCATCCGATCACGGCCGTCGCGGCGATAGCCGAACATCTCGATGCGCACATCGGCGTGCGCGATCGCGCGCAGGGCG from Nocardia higoensis includes the following:
- a CDS encoding metal ABC transporter ATP-binding protein, which gives rise to MSELAIEVDDVTVRYGEVHALDGVSLTLAPGRICGLVGMNGSGKSTLFKTIVGLVKPTTGTVRLYGDPPRVARRAGLLGYVPQSEDVDWTFPLTVRDVVLTGRHGRMGFLRRPSRADKEAVARALERVQLTELADRQIGALSGGQRKRAFVARALAQEATLLLLDEPFAGVDKRSEAAITALLRELAAEGAAVLVSTHDLHALPGLADEAVLLMREVLARGLPEDVLRPENLAAAFGLDVLNREVSS
- a CDS encoding metal ABC transporter substrate-binding protein — translated: MTLVVFRRSLASVRAPLAALLAGLLAVAVTACSAVDGEDDGRPTVLTTFTVLADIAGNVAGEHLRVESITKVGAEIHGYEPTPGDIKKAARADLVLDNGLNLEAWFEQFLAQIDVDRAVVSEGVEAIDITGDAYAGKPNPHAWMSPLNVRVYVDNMVRAFTELDPAHAEDFRANGERYKTELDAVHRDLVSALAGLPEHQRALVTCEGAFSYLARDAGLTEKYIWPVNAEQQATPQQITSAIDFVRTRSVPAVFCESTVSDAPMRRVVEATGAAFGGVLYVDSLSEPDGPVPTYLDLVRHDARIIATALTGRPA
- a CDS encoding metallophosphoesterase, which translates into the protein MGEIWFTSDLHVGHRLCARLRGFGEDTEAHDRALAQRWDAVVRPDDQVWVLGDISIGSGAAERRALAWIAHRPGVKHLVAGNHDPCHPLHSRSHLAQRRFLGVFESVQSAATRKIAGDRVTLSHFPYRDDPDGDHSAELRHNEWRPVDTGGWLLHGHTHSDVQQRGRQLHVGVDAHGLAPVALGWIEERIAGAVVGSRVDPVAAQRDTT
- a CDS encoding metal ABC transporter permease, with the protein product MNPIDIFVEPLSYEFMVRALITTVAAATVCAVLSCWLVLIGWSLMGDAVSHAVLPGVVLAYIAGLPFAVGAVVFGFAAVGAIGLVRETSRVKEDAAIGIVFTTFFAAGLVLVSVTPSQTDLNHIVFGNLLGVDRGDLIQVVVLAAITLLALVLLRRDFTLFAFDPTHAHAIGLNPRVLGSALLGLLALTAVVALQAVGVVLVVAMLIIPGATAYLLTDRFQRMLLIAPAISVSAAVTGLYLSYHLDTASGAMIVVVQGAVFVLVYLFAPKHGVLGRRITAGRRRPIEPVGLDAR
- a CDS encoding ESX secretion-associated protein EspG, which produces MTWTITPLEFWAAWETLGRDRMPFPLSFRAEAETLVEFDRDRRAAATGLVARMGSDDSLYHALRAIAHADVRIEMFGYRRDGRDRMIRACAAIESDAGAVAAQFPGRHFAEGGNLRIDLCSPQTVVSRLLSVLPSTPPGRGPVVDIHRDEFNRPAAPRSHRRSVGEHATRLLTRAFHAYAEIRVDTGPALDGSTDKGVQVCVVDYVDDGRYLIRESDRIEAIPARADRIQQEVQRMVDRAIVEARETAWRR
- a CDS encoding LGFP repeat-containing protein, with the translated sequence MTRLPESRAARRTAAATATFAVLFTSAVGVAAARPVGPFDVGGAIEVEFDQAGGQGVLGDPVGPELDAAAGGRYQAFANNAAIYWRGDVGAHQVGGPVRDKWNTLGAEGGSLGYPVTRTLDTPGNTGEFTHFQNGSVYWSVGTAAHTVSGKIRDKWGELGWESSPLGFPVTDEATGPNNGRYNQFNGGAIYYTQRTGAHPVWGVIRDKWIAAGAEGGRYGYPTSDEYDYEDGKAQDFQGGRITWTP